In Pelosinus sp. UFO1, one genomic interval encodes:
- the trpA gene encoding tryptophan synthase subunit alpha, whose translation MVNLEEKLQGLKASGKKGLIVYITAGYPDYASTLDAVLAMEKEGADVVEIGIPFSDPIADGPVIQKAATLALKAGATTIKSIQLIKEIRKQSAIPLVVMTYVNSIIGYGMEKFIAAFAEAGINGLIVPDLPIEESPLLENICHKEGVSLIQLIAPTSTTNRIHNISQKAQGFLYCVSNTGVTGVRNIDYSQIGSVIATARQATDIPMAIGFGIGSPEGAAAAAQYADAVIVGSAILEKLTTEGVTGVRTLVRSIRKRLDEESGYCEDSSKSK comes from the coding sequence ATGGTGAACTTGGAGGAAAAGTTACAAGGATTAAAGGCTTCTGGCAAAAAAGGGCTTATTGTATATATAACGGCTGGTTATCCTGATTATGCGTCAACATTAGATGCAGTTCTTGCAATGGAGAAGGAGGGCGCTGATGTTGTCGAAATTGGTATTCCTTTTTCTGATCCCATTGCTGATGGCCCTGTCATTCAAAAGGCAGCGACCTTGGCTTTAAAAGCTGGTGCCACAACAATAAAATCCATACAATTAATAAAAGAAATACGGAAACAGTCGGCGATACCTTTAGTAGTGATGACCTATGTAAATAGCATAATAGGTTATGGGATGGAGAAGTTTATTGCTGCTTTTGCTGAAGCTGGAATCAATGGTCTAATTGTACCTGATCTACCTATTGAAGAATCCCCTCTATTAGAGAATATTTGCCATAAGGAAGGTGTTTCTCTAATTCAGCTCATTGCCCCCACCTCGACAACAAATCGAATTCATAACATTAGCCAGAAAGCGCAGGGCTTCTTGTACTGTGTTTCTAATACAGGTGTTACTGGAGTACGAAATATTGATTATAGTCAAATAGGCTCTGTTATAGCTACGGCTCGCCAGGCTACGGATATTCCTATGGCAATTGGTTTTGGTATAGGGTCTCCAGAAGGGGCTGCTGCGGCTGCTCAGTACGCAGATGCAGTGATTGTTGGTAGTGCTATACTAGAGAAACTTACCACGGAAGGTGTTACAGGGGTCCGCACCTTAGTTCGCTCTATTCGTAAAAGGTTAGATGAGGAGAGTGGCTATTGTGAAGATAGTTCCAAGTCAAAGTGA
- the trpB gene encoding tryptophan synthase subunit beta translates to MPDKNGRFGDFGGRFVPETVMPALLQLEESYGKLKDEDSFKAELSFYLREYAGRPTKLYFAKNLTEHYGRGKIYLKREDLLHTGAHKINNAIGQAILARRMGKKKIVAETGAGQHGVACATVAALFGLECRVYMGKEDIERQALNVFRMRLLGTEVVPVTSGTGTLKDATSEAIRYWVTNVEDTHYIIGSVVGPHPYPMIVRDFQKVIGEEVKEEMKTQAIGTLKYMVACVGGGSNAMGIFYAFRNDKEVIKIGVEAAGKGVTTTEHAASLTKGRPGVLHGAFSYLLQDEDGQIIEPYSISAGLDYPGVGPEHSFFKDSGIVEYKAVTDEEALGAFQRLARVEGIIPALESSHALAYLEEIMPKTESDEAVIVCLSGRGDKDVDMAVKVMGGL, encoded by the coding sequence ATGCCTGATAAAAACGGACGATTTGGAGATTTTGGAGGACGGTTTGTACCTGAGACGGTGATGCCAGCCTTGCTTCAATTAGAAGAGAGTTATGGGAAATTGAAAGATGAGGATTCTTTTAAGGCAGAGTTGAGTTTTTATCTAAGGGAATATGCCGGTCGCCCTACGAAATTGTATTTTGCCAAAAACTTGACAGAACATTATGGGCGGGGAAAAATTTATTTAAAACGAGAAGATTTACTTCATACAGGCGCTCATAAAATCAATAATGCCATCGGGCAGGCGATACTTGCTCGGCGGATGGGAAAAAAGAAAATTGTTGCTGAGACTGGTGCTGGTCAACATGGGGTAGCTTGCGCTACGGTTGCTGCACTTTTTGGCTTAGAATGCCGGGTATATATGGGGAAAGAAGATATTGAAAGGCAAGCTCTCAATGTGTTTCGTATGCGTCTTTTAGGTACAGAAGTAGTACCTGTAACTAGTGGAACGGGCACGTTAAAAGATGCCACAAGCGAAGCCATTCGTTACTGGGTTACGAATGTAGAGGATACTCATTACATTATTGGTTCTGTGGTTGGGCCTCATCCTTATCCCATGATTGTCCGGGATTTTCAAAAAGTGATCGGCGAAGAAGTGAAAGAAGAAATGAAAACCCAAGCCATAGGAACGCTAAAATATATGGTGGCTTGCGTAGGTGGCGGCAGTAATGCGATGGGGATATTTTATGCTTTTCGTAATGATAAAGAGGTCATTAAGATTGGTGTGGAAGCAGCAGGGAAAGGCGTTACTACAACGGAACATGCAGCATCCTTAACCAAAGGGCGGCCAGGTGTACTTCATGGAGCTTTTAGTTATTTATTACAAGATGAGGATGGTCAAATTATAGAACCTTACTCCATTTCTGCAGGCCTTGATTATCCAGGAGTGGGCCCAGAACATTCCTTTTTTAAAGATAGTGGGATTGTAGAGTACAAAGCGGTAACTGATGAAGAAGCATTGGGAGCTTTTCAACGTTTAGCTCGTGTAGAGGGCATAATTCCTGCTCTTGAGAGTTCCCATGCTTTGGCTTACTTAGAAGAAATTATGCCTAAGACAGAGTCTGATGAGGCGGTTATAGTTTGCCTTTCTGGTCGTGGTGATAAAGATGTGGATATGGCAGTAAAAGTAATGGGGGGATTATGA
- the trpC gene encoding indole-3-glycerol phosphate synthase TrpC, translated as MLNQIVMKKRLEVEVRKKQQPLSSFREGIKKGHFSFYKAIKEAPWALIAECKLTSPVKGQLCTNYTETQLAELYTVNGATALSVHTDLHFNGKLENIAAVRAVTSLPILRKDFIIDVYQIYESRLVGADAILLIAAVLTDAEIEEYLGIAKELGLDCLVEVHTLEELLRVQKTSANLVGINNRDLKTFKTDISNTFSLLPHCSSDVLLISESGIKTGEDARRLEQAGVKGILVGEGLVRAQDISSMTQEMALRK; from the coding sequence ATGCTGAACCAAATTGTCATGAAAAAGCGTCTTGAGGTAGAAGTACGCAAAAAACAACAACCCTTGTCTAGTTTTAGGGAAGGTATAAAAAAAGGCCATTTTTCTTTTTATAAAGCTATCAAAGAAGCTCCTTGGGCACTTATTGCAGAATGTAAGCTAACTTCTCCAGTGAAAGGTCAACTATGCACTAACTATACAGAAACTCAATTAGCAGAATTATATACGGTAAATGGAGCAACGGCTCTTTCTGTTCACACCGATTTGCACTTTAATGGGAAGTTAGAAAATATAGCAGCGGTAAGGGCCGTTACGAGTTTACCTATATTACGTAAAGATTTTATTATTGATGTTTATCAGATTTATGAGTCTAGGCTGGTAGGAGCAGATGCCATCTTGTTGATTGCCGCTGTGTTAACGGATGCAGAAATAGAAGAGTACTTAGGGATTGCCAAGGAACTAGGGTTAGATTGTTTAGTAGAAGTTCACACCTTAGAAGAGCTTCTTAGGGTGCAAAAAACTTCGGCTAATTTAGTGGGAATTAATAATCGGGATTTGAAGACCTTTAAGACAGATATTAGCAATACATTTTCCTTATTGCCTCATTGTTCTAGCGACGTATTGTTAATTAGTGAGAGCGGCATTAAAACAGGAGAAGATGCAAGAAGGCTAGAGCAGGCAGGAGTCAAAGGAATACTCGTCGGGGAAGGGTTGGTTCGAGCCCAAGACATTAGTAGTATGACCCAAGAAATGGCTTTACGAAAATAA
- a CDS encoding phosphoribosylanthranilate isomerase codes for MIIKICGITSTAVAQAAKEAGADLLGFVFAESKRQIPVKEAIKIVQQVKGIGKVGVFVNKSLQEVQEIAQCCKLDFVQLHGEESLEYCRLVGRPIIKAFRVGPEFVIERCKEYPVSWILLDSFSPGQYGGTGKTFDWQSMKSLSRQVTLPLMVAGGLTPENVALAIQTMAPKGIDVSGGVETNGKKDLDKIQQFIIAARKAERGGRTC; via the coding sequence ATGATCATCAAGATTTGTGGTATTACCTCTACTGCGGTAGCCCAGGCAGCTAAGGAAGCGGGGGCTGATTTACTGGGTTTTGTATTTGCTGAGAGTAAGCGCCAGATCCCAGTAAAAGAGGCGATAAAGATTGTGCAGCAAGTAAAAGGCATTGGTAAGGTTGGCGTCTTTGTTAATAAATCTCTGCAAGAGGTACAAGAAATTGCTCAGTGTTGTAAATTGGATTTTGTCCAACTTCATGGAGAAGAGAGCCTTGAGTATTGCCGATTAGTTGGTCGTCCTATTATAAAGGCTTTTCGAGTAGGTCCCGAGTTTGTTATTGAGAGGTGTAAGGAATATCCTGTTAGTTGGATTTTATTAGATAGTTTTTCGCCCGGTCAATATGGTGGAACAGGAAAAACCTTTGATTGGCAGTCTATGAAGAGTCTTTCCCGTCAAGTTACACTTCCGTTAATGGTGGCTGGCGGTCTTACGCCTGAGAATGTTGCGTTAGCAATCCAAACAATGGCTCCTAAAGGGATTGATGTTTCAGGAGGGGTAGAAACAAATGGTAAGAAGGATCTTGATAAAATCCAACAATTTATTATTGCTGCTCGCAAGGCAGAAAGAGGGGGCAGAACATGCTGA
- the trpD gene encoding anthranilate phosphoribosyltransferase: MFKEFLAQVIAGEHLSRQGAQQSMDMIMSGQGSEAQIGAFITALRMKGETIEEITGFAETMRSHSLKIECGSKDMIDTCGTGGDKTGTFNVSTAVAFVLAGSGVVVAKHGNHGLSSSCGSADVLTALGVRVDLPTEGIIQSVAAIKLGFLYAPSFHKAMKYAAKPRKELGFRTVFNMLGPLTNPAGANYQLIGVYERSLTPKLAEALGMLGVKRAMVVHGLDGLDEISTTAPTQVTEVNGQTTRTYMIDPTEFGFSGGGLDAYRGGTPEDNANIISDIFRGNLSGPKRDIVLLNAGAAFVVAGKAENIKEGIAIAAKSIDSGAALAKMQELKNFSQGYKESKI; this comes from the coding sequence ATGTTTAAGGAGTTTTTAGCACAGGTGATCGCGGGTGAACATTTATCACGTCAAGGTGCACAGCAGTCTATGGATATGATTATGTCTGGGCAAGGGAGTGAGGCACAAATTGGTGCTTTTATTACGGCATTACGGATGAAAGGAGAAACCATTGAAGAGATTACTGGCTTTGCTGAAACCATGCGTAGCCATTCCTTGAAAATAGAATGTGGTAGTAAGGATATGATTGATACCTGTGGCACGGGAGGTGACAAAACAGGCACCTTTAATGTATCCACAGCGGTAGCCTTTGTCTTGGCAGGTAGCGGTGTTGTTGTTGCCAAACATGGTAACCATGGATTATCTAGTTCTTGTGGTAGTGCCGATGTACTGACGGCTTTAGGTGTTCGTGTGGACTTACCCACAGAAGGCATAATCCAGTCGGTGGCTGCTATTAAGTTGGGCTTTTTATATGCTCCTTCTTTTCATAAGGCTATGAAGTATGCTGCCAAACCCCGCAAAGAGTTAGGGTTTCGTACCGTATTCAATATGCTAGGACCCTTAACCAATCCTGCTGGAGCCAACTATCAATTAATTGGTGTGTATGAACGTTCTTTAACTCCTAAGCTGGCAGAAGCCTTAGGGATGTTAGGAGTAAAGAGAGCAATGGTAGTACATGGTCTGGACGGTTTAGATGAAATTTCAACGACGGCACCCACCCAGGTGACAGAAGTCAACGGACAAACGACTCGAACCTATATGATTGATCCTACCGAGTTTGGTTTTAGTGGTGGTGGCTTAGACGCATATCGTGGCGGAACGCCGGAAGACAATGCTAACATTATTTCGGATATTTTCCGAGGAAATTTATCCGGTCCGAAACGTGATATTGTGTTACTTAATGCAGGAGCTGCTTTTGTTGTTGCAGGCAAGGCTGAAAACATAAAGGAAGGTATCGCAATTGCTGCCAAGAGTATTGACAGTGGTGCTGCCTTAGCTAAAATGCAGGAACTGAAAAATTTCAGTCAAGGGTATAAGGAAAGCAAAATATGA
- the aroF gene encoding 3-deoxy-7-phosphoheptulonate synthase → MVIVLHPSVTAEQINELKAELEKGGCSAWPTYGEFQTIIGVVGSTHKLDKDKLASKNYVEKVLSVQEPYKKANRLFHPENSVFSVGNQTVGGNKLTIIAGPCSVENENQIVTVANQVKAAGAGFLRGGAYKPRTSPYSFQGLKEEGLELLKIARKETGLPIVSEMMSIATLDKFVEDVDIIQIGARNMQNFDLLKAVGQTNKPILLKRGLSATIEELLMSAEYIMAEGNENVILCERGIRTFETYTRNTLDLSAVLAIKKLSHLPVIVDPSHAAGKWWMVEALSKASIAVGADGLIIEVHNDPANASCDGPQSITPERFSALMDTLGQLAKIENRAI, encoded by the coding sequence ATGGTTATCGTACTACATCCTTCTGTAACAGCAGAACAAATCAATGAATTGAAAGCAGAATTAGAAAAAGGTGGCTGCAGCGCTTGGCCTACTTATGGAGAGTTCCAGACTATTATCGGTGTAGTGGGCAGTACTCACAAACTTGATAAAGATAAGCTAGCTAGTAAAAACTATGTAGAGAAGGTATTATCCGTGCAAGAACCTTATAAAAAAGCCAATCGGCTCTTTCATCCAGAAAACAGTGTCTTTTCCGTTGGAAACCAAACCGTTGGTGGGAATAAATTAACCATCATTGCAGGCCCTTGCTCTGTCGAGAACGAAAACCAAATTGTTACCGTAGCGAATCAAGTGAAAGCGGCCGGTGCCGGCTTCTTACGTGGTGGTGCCTACAAACCAAGAACATCACCTTATAGCTTCCAGGGTTTAAAAGAAGAGGGACTTGAATTACTCAAAATCGCTAGAAAAGAAACAGGACTGCCAATCGTATCTGAAATGATGTCAATTGCTACCTTGGATAAGTTTGTGGAAGACGTTGACATCATACAAATTGGTGCCCGTAACATGCAAAATTTTGATCTCCTAAAGGCGGTAGGCCAAACGAATAAGCCGATCTTATTAAAACGAGGATTAAGTGCAACCATTGAAGAATTACTGATGTCAGCAGAGTATATAATGGCAGAAGGCAATGAAAATGTTATTTTATGTGAACGAGGCATTCGTACTTTTGAAACTTACACACGTAATACTCTCGACTTAAGTGCCGTACTCGCGATAAAAAAACTAAGTCATCTTCCTGTAATCGTTGATCCTAGTCATGCCGCCGGAAAATGGTGGATGGTAGAGGCCCTCTCCAAAGCATCCATTGCGGTTGGTGCTGACGGACTTATTATTGAAGTACACAATGACCCAGCTAATGCTAGCTGCGATGGTCCACAATCCATTACACCGGAGCGCTTTTCCGCATTAATGGATACCTTAGGCCAGCTTGCAAAAATTGAAAACAGGGCTATTTAA
- the aroC gene encoding chorismate synthase, which translates to MSGSWGKKVHYTIFGESHGKGIGITIDGLPPGLEIDLQEITRELERRAPGRNPLSTARNETDAFTIWSGFLNGKTTGSPLCAIIENQDQKSTDYDSLAFTFRPGHADYSGSVKYKGCNDLRGGGHFSGRLTAPLVFAGAIAKQLLRQKNIFIGAHIQRIASTAEANFDAVAVDKETLDQLGNQAFPALDPLLGEAMQECILAAKSRGDSVGGVIEAAAIHLPAGLGEPFFDSLESTLAHLLFSIPAVKGVEFGAGFAFAQLNGSQANDAMYNQNNNIITSTNHNGGILGGISSGMPLIFRVAIKPTPSIALEQHTINSKGENVSITVGGRHDPCIVPRAVPVVEAVTAMALWDVL; encoded by the coding sequence ATGAGTGGCTCATGGGGTAAAAAAGTTCATTATACAATTTTTGGCGAAAGCCACGGAAAAGGGATTGGCATTACGATTGACGGACTGCCCCCTGGCCTAGAAATTGACTTGCAGGAAATAACTAGAGAATTAGAACGTCGTGCACCTGGAAGAAATCCTTTGTCAACAGCACGTAACGAAACAGATGCCTTTACCATTTGGAGTGGTTTTTTAAATGGTAAAACCACTGGGAGCCCGCTATGCGCCATCATTGAAAATCAGGATCAAAAGTCCACAGACTATGATTCCCTCGCCTTTACATTTCGTCCTGGCCATGCAGATTATTCTGGTTCTGTAAAGTACAAAGGGTGCAATGACTTAAGAGGCGGAGGGCATTTTTCTGGCCGCCTCACAGCTCCTCTAGTCTTTGCCGGCGCCATTGCCAAACAGCTTCTTAGACAGAAAAACATTTTCATCGGTGCCCATATACAGCGCATCGCTTCCACAGCGGAAGCTAACTTTGATGCCGTCGCGGTTGACAAGGAAACACTTGACCAATTAGGCAATCAAGCTTTTCCCGCCCTTGACCCCTTGTTAGGTGAAGCAATGCAAGAATGTATTCTTGCTGCTAAATCTCGAGGCGACTCTGTCGGCGGTGTCATTGAAGCAGCCGCTATTCACTTACCTGCTGGGCTAGGAGAACCTTTTTTTGACTCTTTAGAAAGCACACTGGCACATCTATTATTCTCTATCCCTGCCGTTAAAGGCGTGGAATTTGGTGCAGGTTTTGCTTTTGCTCAATTAAATGGCAGTCAGGCAAATGATGCCATGTATAACCAAAACAATAACATCATAACTTCTACCAATCACAATGGCGGTATCCTTGGTGGAATCTCTAGTGGCATGCCCCTTATTTTCCGTGTAGCAATTAAGCCAACACCTTCTATCGCTCTTGAGCAACATACCATAAACAGCAAAGGGGAAAACGTCTCCATCACGGTCGGTGGACGTCATGACCCTTGTATTGTACCTCGTGCTGTGCCAGTAGTAGAAGCCGTTACTGCAATGGCCCTATGGGATGTCTTATAG
- a CDS encoding shikimate kinase, with amino-acid sequence MKNIVLIGMPGSGKSSIGAMVSEKLKTTFLDIDHYIEVKEQKKIPELFLSGEAYFRQIESNAVKELYRENSLVIATGGGIVTRPENMVLLRETGIIFYIERPLPMILASSDLTTRPLLAEDNNKIYTLHQERKHLYENYCHFRIPNHGILEKAAEQIVTIIKESQ; translated from the coding sequence ATGAAGAATATTGTACTCATTGGTATGCCCGGATCTGGTAAATCCTCGATTGGCGCTATGGTAAGCGAGAAGCTAAAAACTACCTTTCTTGATATCGATCACTATATTGAAGTAAAAGAACAAAAAAAAATTCCTGAACTTTTCCTATCAGGAGAAGCTTACTTTCGTCAAATAGAAAGTAACGCAGTCAAGGAACTCTATCGTGAAAACTCCCTAGTTATTGCCACTGGCGGCGGTATTGTTACTCGTCCAGAAAATATGGTACTTCTGAGAGAAACAGGTATTATATTTTATATTGAACGCCCCCTTCCAATGATATTAGCATCTTCTGATCTTACCACTCGTCCCTTGTTAGCCGAGGATAATAATAAAATATATACACTTCACCAAGAACGTAAACACCTGTATGAAAACTATTGTCATTTTCGTATTCCGAATCATGGAATCTTAGAAAAAGCTGCCGAACAAATAGTAACTATTATAAAAGAATCTCAATAA
- a CDS encoding TRAP transporter substrate-binding protein produces MKKTGYYKIVGIVFAIIIIIGAGFSFYAKSTSTVSKEKSVILLKATDNQPEDYPTTKGLRYMAKLLEERSNGHIKMTVYSSAILGDGKDILDATQVGTLDIGRISVSSLVGYSPELNVFMTPFLFRDADHEWKVLDGPIGEKLLKGLEKNGFVGLGYYDAGARSFYSKKPIQSPQDLLGQKTRVLDVKIQKEMIVSMGGEPLTTPFLDVYPGFQTGALDAAENSPPSFYSTKHYELAKYFTITEHVSVPETIIISKKTWDTLSPQDQELIQQATKDSTVYQKQLWSEFSKQSMEKLKEQGVNVIIPNKELFQQAVAPLYAKYPEYKDLIKEIQDTK; encoded by the coding sequence ATGAAAAAAACAGGATATTATAAAATAGTAGGAATAGTATTTGCGATCATTATCATAATTGGTGCAGGATTTAGCTTTTATGCGAAAAGCACATCTACAGTGTCGAAAGAAAAATCGGTCATTCTATTAAAAGCGACGGATAATCAGCCAGAAGACTATCCTACAACTAAAGGATTAAGGTACATGGCAAAATTATTAGAAGAAAGAAGCAATGGACATATTAAGATGACAGTGTACAGCAGTGCCATCTTAGGGGATGGAAAGGATATTCTTGATGCTACGCAAGTGGGAACTTTAGATATTGGTCGGATAAGCGTTTCTTCATTAGTGGGTTATTCTCCAGAACTTAATGTTTTTATGACACCTTTTCTTTTTCGTGATGCGGATCATGAGTGGAAGGTACTTGATGGTCCGATAGGAGAAAAATTACTAAAAGGCCTAGAAAAAAACGGTTTTGTTGGGTTGGGTTACTATGATGCGGGAGCGCGTAGTTTTTATTCCAAAAAACCCATTCAATCCCCTCAGGATTTATTGGGTCAAAAGACAAGAGTCTTAGATGTTAAAATTCAAAAAGAAATGATAGTGAGTATGGGAGGAGAACCTTTAACAACGCCATTTTTAGATGTATATCCGGGATTCCAAACGGGAGCTCTCGATGCAGCAGAAAATAGCCCACCAAGTTTCTATTCTACCAAGCATTATGAATTAGCAAAGTATTTTACCATTACGGAACATGTATCTGTTCCTGAAACAATTATCATTAGCAAGAAAACTTGGGATACTCTTTCACCGCAAGATCAAGAGTTAATTCAGCAAGCTACCAAAGATTCTACAGTGTATCAAAAGCAACTGTGGAGTGAATTTTCAAAACAGTCGATGGAGAAGTTAAAAGAACAAGGCGTCAATGTTATTATTCCTAATAAAGAATTATTTCAGCAAGCTGTTGCACCACTTTATGCTAAATATCCCGAATATAAAGATTTGATAAAAGAAATTCAAGATACGAAATAA
- a CDS encoding methyl-accepting chemotaxis protein gives MKQLFESKNILYFQKARSMRITIGRKIILAAIILLSLFVSINIYTFYQINQTKDKYSYLITEVTPEIQDVKDVNTELWYQNTQIRGYILTGNQNYAQLYQNSKQKTADTLERLEKKMTSPQAVKEVAVLKMAVKTYNQTLEQGLKVRDKVGIQDTIKYMDSTGQRADAVVKIMDDFIVFTNQEISEKVNETNESIATMQKIIAIIDISIFLILIFAATILGKKIGSVLGNVAKIAEEIAEGNLTPKSVKYNYNDEIGDLIGSFNVMVSKLRNLIQQVAMATEQVSAASQQLNASTEETARSVTYTAEIASHVAGDTFKQEEGVEHTTKVTQEMSLTIGNIVDSVTAVSANSEQTAHVAKEGGEAVLGAVTQMAMINDVVTKSAQNIEQLNHSSTRIGEIISVIRQIADQTNLLALNAAIEAARAGESGRGFAVVADEVRKLAEQSHRASEEIALIIQDIQKETLNAITIMDQGTQEVHKGTVVISNTGDQFKNIVTLVEDLNRQIQSISSAADTLHLASGTMVDSVTNIREITHNTSTNIQTISSTSEEQSATMEEIASASIDLTNLAEKLRETVSQFKL, from the coding sequence GTGAAACAGCTTTTTGAAAGTAAGAATATTCTTTACTTTCAAAAAGCTCGGTCTATGCGAATTACCATCGGCAGGAAGATTATTTTAGCAGCTATTATTTTATTATCATTATTTGTTAGCATTAATATTTATACCTTCTATCAAATTAACCAAACCAAGGACAAGTATAGTTATCTTATTACTGAAGTAACGCCTGAAATCCAAGATGTTAAGGATGTAAATACAGAGCTATGGTATCAAAATACGCAAATTAGAGGGTACATACTTACTGGAAACCAAAACTATGCTCAATTATACCAAAACTCCAAACAAAAGACGGCAGATACCCTAGAAAGATTAGAGAAAAAGATGACTTCTCCTCAAGCAGTAAAGGAAGTTGCCGTCTTAAAAATGGCTGTTAAGACCTATAATCAAACATTAGAACAAGGGCTGAAAGTTCGGGATAAAGTAGGAATTCAAGATACGATTAAATACATGGATTCAACAGGGCAAAGAGCAGATGCAGTGGTAAAAATCATGGATGACTTTATTGTTTTCACTAATCAAGAAATTAGTGAAAAAGTAAATGAAACAAATGAATCCATTGCTACCATGCAAAAAATCATTGCAATAATTGATATAAGTATTTTTTTAATTCTCATTTTTGCTGCGACTATTTTAGGAAAGAAAATTGGCAGTGTACTGGGCAATGTTGCTAAAATTGCTGAAGAAATAGCAGAAGGAAATTTAACACCAAAATCTGTGAAATATAATTATAATGATGAAATAGGGGATTTAATTGGCTCTTTCAATGTAATGGTGAGCAAACTTAGGAACTTGATTCAGCAGGTAGCTATGGCAACAGAGCAAGTTTCGGCGGCAAGTCAACAACTGAATGCGAGTACGGAGGAAACAGCTAGATCTGTTACCTATACTGCAGAAATCGCCAGTCATGTTGCGGGGGATACTTTTAAACAAGAAGAAGGTGTAGAACATACTACTAAAGTGACCCAAGAGATGTCCTTGACGATTGGTAACATTGTAGATAGCGTAACGGCGGTGTCAGCTAACTCAGAGCAAACGGCGCATGTTGCAAAAGAAGGCGGAGAAGCTGTCTTAGGTGCTGTTACTCAAATGGCAATGATAAATGATGTAGTAACAAAATCGGCTCAAAATATCGAACAACTGAATCACAGTTCCACGCGAATTGGAGAAATTATTAGTGTAATTCGGCAAATCGCTGATCAAACTAATTTATTAGCTCTTAATGCCGCAATTGAGGCTGCAAGAGCGGGAGAATCTGGGCGTGGTTTTGCTGTTGTTGCTGATGAAGTGCGAAAATTAGCAGAGCAATCTCATCGAGCTTCTGAAGAAATCGCTTTAATCATTCAAGACATTCAGAAAGAAACTTTGAATGCGATAACTATAATGGACCAAGGAACCCAAGAAGTACATAAAGGGACTGTTGTAATTTCCAATACAGGTGATCAATTTAAAAATATTGTTACATTAGTTGAAGACTTAAATAGGCAGATTCAGTCCATTAGCTCTGCAGCGGATACACTACATTTAGCAAGTGGTACAATGGTTGATTCTGTAACAAATATAAGAGAAATTACCCATAATACTTCTACGAATATACAGACGATTTCTAGTACTTCTGAAGAGCAGTCGGCAACGATGGAGGAAATTGCTTCTGCCAGTATTGATTTAACAAACTTAGCCGAAAAATTGCGAGAAACAGTGAGCCAGTTTAAGTTATAG